In one Epinephelus moara isolate mb chromosome 6, YSFRI_EMoa_1.0, whole genome shotgun sequence genomic region, the following are encoded:
- the tmem79b gene encoding transmembrane protein 79, with translation MSLLTDDRPEDAQSPTERTKMEDSGGMKNKQTEEEEEEEEAVRSAMMEPSTLQWPGDRQTGGQTAGQTSKGDRMSVRSDNSVREAASWTESERELIAEGKRRGAESREEGAEPMTHLEEEPTENHMPEKAAQVFNPAVTVLHAPSSPRESEAFWEMESEKSPFLSSRVPQDYNQHGYQYEWTEDKPPAKCGRACPHRDVLKVGVSLMTAAFFFPLLVWGGFVFLPFDAPLLDSAPLRLVYTLRCSVFAAIPIILGWLVLGISRLRSGAIRPLFDEEVKEEELHEVTVHQRFISDSVSLFLIYFLQLVVMAMYLSQEHLKLIPLLTIVFALGRLVYWVAAAFSSSIRGFGFGLSFLPSLAMMVANIYFIFTVDASGSVFSHLSRPEEVATPPAGRQRFWG, from the exons atgtctCTGCTGACAGATGATCGGCCTGAGGATGCCCAGAGCCCGACAGAAAGAACCAAGATGGAGGACAGTGGGGGGATGAAGAATAAACaaactgaggaagaggaggaagaggaggaggcggtGAGGTCCGCCATGATGGAGCCCAGCACCCTGCAGTGgcctggagacagacagacagggggcCAGACAGCTGGACAGACAAGTAAAGGAGACAGGATGAGTGTGAGGTCGGATAATTCTGTACGAGAGGCGGCGAGCtggacagagagtgagagagagctgATAGcagaggggaagaggaggggggcagagagcagagaggaagggGCGGAGCCAATGACACACCTGGAGGAGGAGCCCACAGAGAACCACATGCCGGAGAAAGCAGCACAGGTGTTTAATCCTGCAGTGACCGTCCTCCATGCCCCCTCATCACCCAGAGAGAGTGAGGCATTCTGGGAAATGGAGTCGGAGAAGAGCCCCTTCCTGAGTTCCCGAGTCCCACAGGACtacaaccaacatggctaccAGTACGAGTGGACCGAGGACAAACCTCCTGCCAAAT gtggAAGGGCCTGTCCCCACAGGGACGTCCTGAAGGTGGGCGTGTCCCTGATGACAGCAGCCTTCTTCTTCCCCCTCCTGGTGTGGGGGGGGTTTGTCTTCCTGCCGTTTGATGCCCCCTTGCTGGACAGCGCCCCCCTCAGACTCGTCTACACGCTGCGCTGCTCCGTGTTCGCTGCCATCCCCATCATCCTCG gtTGGTTGGTTCTGGGCATCAGTCGGCTCAGGTCAGGTGCGATTCGCCCTCTGTTTGatgaggaggtgaaggaggaggagcttcaTGAAGTCACCGTCCACCAGCGCTTCATCTCCGACTCCGTTTCCCTGTTCCTGATCTACTTCCTGCAGCTGGTCGTCATGGCGATGTACCTGAGCCAAGAGCACCTGAAGCTCATCCCTCTGCTGACCATCGTCTTCGCCTTAGGACG gCTGGTTTACTGGGTGGCCGCAGCTTTCAGCAGCAGCATTCGTGGTTTTGGTTTCGGCCTCTCCTTCCTGCCGAGTCTCGCCATGATGGTCGCCAACATCTACTTCATCTTCACAGTGGACGCGTCAGGGTCGGTCTTCAGCCACTTGTCTCGTCCTGAGGAGGTGGCGACTCCACCTGCCGGCAGACAGAGATTCTGGGGATGA
- the LOC126391800 gene encoding putative mediator of RNA polymerase II transcription subunit 8: MESLSVRRKSCLFRLRENCPFRKLRRKTYDVSTANSSPIGSYWNNIDPPTSNQPISTVYSQPLPPPYRCSPYQPEAAADVHMEDENQQNQQNQQHQQNQQHQQNHQDQQNPENIVEDYMDLDDGVDPETGERAQG; the protein is encoded by the exons ATGGAGTCTCTGTCTGTGAGGAGGAAGTCCTGTCTGTTCCGCCTCAGAGAAAACTGTCCGTTCAGGAAGCTCCGCAGAAAAACATACG ATGTGTCAACAGCAAACTCCTCTCCCATTGGCTCCTACTGGAACAACATTGACCCGCCCACCAGTAACCAGCCAATCAGCACAGTCTACTCACagcccctcccccctccctacAGGTGCTCTCCCTACCAACCAGAGGCAGCCGCAG ATGTTCACATGGAGGACGAGAACCAGCAGAACCAGCAGAACCAACAGCACCAACAGAACCAGCAACACCAGCAGAACCACCAGGACCAGCAGAACCCAGAGAATATAGTTGAGGACTACATGG ATCTGGACGATGGCGTTGACCCTGAGACTGGAGAGAGAGCACAGGGATGA